In Xanthomonas theicola, a single genomic region encodes these proteins:
- a CDS encoding type II secretion system protein J, giving the protein MNRAPGRAATRGFTLIEVLLATVLLVGGLTLAFATLRSATAISGRGEAIAGRSERMRAVEGFLRRRLSGAQPMALEIDSRTLQPVRFVGEPQRMQFVADLPDYLGRGGPYVHDLGVSGAGGQQRLAIALVQVQAGKQIADAKPRPPEPLAEGLRQVRFRYRGIDPERGSIGPWQERWERTDQLPLLVSIELSSDDGMVWPPLVVALHQTGSAEAQQ; this is encoded by the coding sequence TTGAACCGCGCGCCGGGCCGTGCCGCCACGCGCGGCTTCACCCTGATCGAAGTGCTGCTGGCCACGGTGCTGCTGGTCGGCGGCCTGACCCTGGCCTTCGCCACGCTGCGCTCGGCCACTGCGATCAGCGGCCGCGGCGAGGCGATCGCCGGGCGCAGCGAGCGCATGCGCGCGGTCGAGGGTTTCCTGCGCCGGCGCCTGAGCGGCGCGCAACCGATGGCGCTGGAGATCGACAGCCGCACCCTGCAGCCGGTGCGCTTCGTCGGCGAACCGCAGCGCATGCAGTTCGTCGCCGATCTGCCCGACTACCTGGGCCGTGGCGGTCCCTACGTGCACGACCTCGGCGTGAGCGGCGCCGGCGGCCAGCAGCGCCTGGCGATCGCACTGGTGCAGGTGCAGGCCGGCAAGCAGATCGCCGACGCCAAGCCGCGCCCGCCCGAGCCGCTGGCCGAGGGTCTGCGCCAGGTGCGTTTCCGTTACCGCGGCATCGATCCGGAACGCGGCAGCATCGGCCCCTGGCAGGAGCGCTGGGAGCGCACCGACCAGTTGCCGTTGCTGGTGTCGATCGAACTGAGCAGCGACGACGGCATGGTGTGGCCGCCGCTGGTGGTGGCGCTGCACCAGACCGGCAGCGCGGAGGCGCAGCAATGA
- a CDS encoding PilN domain-containing protein yields the protein MTAWRDMMGKFGVRMAPGAGGLLAWWQRSLMAWLPPRWQLQLGWSQARLLLWREGEQLLLARQVDAELGTPLALPWPLPPKDLDAVLGPRLAALPRVWLLPAQAALQRTLRLPAAAAEHLRDVVRFEIDRQTPFQADQVVYDVRPGPRRDGAQIDADLVAAPRRVLEELHASAGALRPTLAGVDVAGADGAPLGVNLLPPEQRHRRADPMRRWNGILAAAALLVLFAAGWQLLDNRRAALEGLRADVDSDAQRAHGVAAQRQQLLDLVEGAAFFDQLRAERPTSLEIWNELSKRLPEGTYLEKFSVEGDQLQLIGLSSEASSLVGRLEGSPLWRTPSLTGVLQADPGSHRDRFTLNAELAGTKRKEAANAGAGR from the coding sequence ATGACTGCGTGGCGCGACATGATGGGGAAGTTCGGCGTACGCATGGCGCCCGGTGCCGGCGGTCTGCTGGCCTGGTGGCAGCGTTCGCTGATGGCCTGGCTGCCGCCGCGCTGGCAGCTGCAGTTGGGCTGGTCGCAGGCGCGGCTGCTGCTGTGGCGCGAGGGCGAGCAGTTGCTGCTCGCGCGGCAGGTCGATGCCGAGCTGGGCACGCCGCTGGCGCTGCCGTGGCCGCTGCCGCCGAAGGACCTGGACGCCGTGCTCGGCCCGCGCCTGGCCGCGCTGCCGCGGGTCTGGCTGCTGCCGGCACAGGCCGCGCTGCAGCGCACGCTGCGCCTGCCGGCCGCGGCCGCCGAGCACCTGCGCGACGTGGTCCGGTTCGAGATCGACCGGCAGACTCCGTTCCAGGCGGACCAGGTGGTCTACGACGTGCGCCCCGGGCCGCGCCGCGACGGTGCGCAGATCGATGCCGACCTGGTGGCGGCGCCGCGCCGCGTGCTGGAGGAATTGCACGCCAGCGCAGGCGCGCTGCGCCCGACCCTGGCCGGGGTCGACGTCGCCGGCGCCGACGGCGCGCCGTTGGGCGTGAACCTGCTGCCGCCGGAGCAGCGCCATCGCCGGGCCGATCCGATGCGGCGCTGGAACGGCATCCTCGCCGCGGCCGCGCTGCTGGTGCTGTTCGCCGCCGGCTGGCAGTTGCTGGACAATCGCCGCGCCGCACTCGAGGGGCTGCGCGCGGACGTGGACAGCGACGCGCAGCGCGCACACGGCGTGGCCGCGCAGCGCCAGCAACTGCTCGACCTGGTCGAAGGCGCGGCGTTCTTCGACCAGCTGCGCGCCGAGCGGCCGACTTCGCTGGAAATCTGGAACGAACTGAGCAAGCGCCTGCCCGAGGGCACCTACCTGGAGAAGTTCTCGGTGGAGGGCGATCAGTTGCAGCTGATCGGGCTCAGCAGCGAAGCGTCCTCGCTGGTCGGGCGGCTGGAGGGCTCGCCGCTGTGGCGCACCCCGTCGCTGACCGGCGTGCTGCAGGCCGACCCGGGCAGCCACCGCGACCGCTTCACCTTGAACGCCGAACTGGCCGGGACCAAGCGCAAGGAGGCCGCCAATGCCGGTGCAGGTCGATAA
- a CDS encoding glycosyltransferase — protein MSLPIVLLAVGVDEAALDACLGALEAHTPAGTRVWLADDAQAGPRGQRVVEAWLAQTRLQADYTRRPRMLGEVGHLDEMLRACAAADVVVLAADAQPLPGWLQQLGACLARDAAIASATPWSNAGEACAWPRLGEINPLPDDGERLARACAALPPEHPELPSAVCHAVALRGAARQRAGGLDASSYGSWYAALIDLSLRMAGLGWRNVLCETAYVARNGEGRAADGDMDALATRWPAWHTRLAGFLMHDPLRARREELQRLYAELPPPDPQRALFEA, from the coding sequence GTGAGCCTGCCCATCGTGCTGCTGGCGGTCGGCGTCGACGAGGCCGCGCTGGACGCGTGCCTGGGCGCACTGGAAGCGCACACGCCGGCCGGGACCCGGGTATGGCTGGCCGACGACGCGCAGGCCGGGCCGCGTGGGCAGCGCGTGGTCGAAGCCTGGCTGGCGCAGACCCGCCTGCAGGCCGACTACACCCGGCGTCCGCGCATGCTCGGCGAGGTCGGACACCTGGACGAAATGTTGCGCGCCTGCGCCGCGGCCGACGTGGTGGTGCTGGCCGCGGATGCGCAGCCGTTGCCCGGCTGGCTCCAGCAACTGGGCGCGTGCCTGGCGCGCGATGCGGCCATCGCCAGCGCCACGCCGTGGAGCAACGCCGGCGAAGCCTGCGCCTGGCCGCGGCTGGGCGAGATCAATCCGCTGCCCGACGATGGCGAACGCCTGGCGCGCGCCTGCGCGGCGCTGCCGCCGGAGCATCCGGAACTGCCGTCGGCGGTGTGCCACGCGGTGGCCCTGCGCGGCGCGGCGCGGCAGCGCGCCGGCGGCCTGGACGCGAGCAGCTACGGCTCCTGGTACGCGGCGCTGATCGACCTGTCGCTGCGCATGGCAGGGCTCGGCTGGCGCAACGTGCTGTGCGAGACCGCCTACGTGGCGCGCAACGGCGAGGGCCGCGCCGCCGACGGCGACATGGACGCCCTGGCCACGCGCTGGCCGGCCTGGCATACGCGCCTGGCTGGCTTCCTGATGCACGATCCGCTGCGCGCGCGCCGCGAGGAGTTGCAACGCCTGTACGCCGAGCTGCCGCCGCCGGACCCGCAGCGCGCGCTGTTCGAGGCCTAG
- the xpsN gene encoding type II secretion system protein XpsN — translation MRIEAIGLRTVWLATVALWGLLIWALGLAGLGQRIVPLPNDPAMTQRLPALPAPLGDRLGDYSRYAEIAARPVFAEDRRPHPFFLSADNGQSATPSVRLTGVLLTDSFKMATLTTEQGDSLRLQQGHDPVQGWRLLSLQPRRAVVSGAGGTQTLELQVFDGKGGQPPTALGQGARAPGAPPLPPPPAASAVNAPATTTAAPYSPAPAGAPGPAAASTPTPTGPAAAPAPSSEQLQAIRERIEARRRQLQQQRQNGTTPGQNP, via the coding sequence ATGCGAATTGAAGCGATCGGCCTGCGCACCGTGTGGCTGGCGACGGTGGCGCTGTGGGGCCTGCTGATCTGGGCGCTGGGCCTGGCCGGACTCGGCCAGCGCATCGTGCCGTTGCCCAACGATCCGGCCATGACCCAGCGCCTGCCGGCATTGCCGGCGCCTCTCGGCGACCGCCTCGGCGACTATTCGCGCTATGCCGAGATCGCCGCGCGCCCGGTGTTCGCCGAAGACCGGCGGCCGCATCCGTTCTTCCTCAGCGCCGACAACGGCCAGTCCGCCACGCCGAGCGTGCGCCTGACCGGGGTGCTGCTCACCGACAGCTTCAAGATGGCCACGCTGACCACCGAGCAGGGCGATTCGCTGCGCCTGCAGCAAGGCCACGATCCGGTGCAGGGCTGGCGGCTGCTGTCGCTGCAACCGCGTCGCGCGGTGGTCAGCGGCGCCGGTGGCACGCAGACCCTGGAACTGCAGGTGTTCGACGGCAAGGGCGGGCAGCCGCCGACCGCGCTCGGCCAGGGTGCGCGTGCGCCGGGCGCGCCGCCGTTGCCGCCGCCGCCCGCCGCGTCGGCGGTCAACGCGCCGGCCACCACCACCGCCGCGCCGTACTCGCCGGCGCCAGCGGGCGCGCCCGGGCCAGCGGCCGCGTCGACTCCGACCCCGACCGGACCGGCGGCCGCACCGGCACCGTCGTCGGAGCAACTGCAGGCCATCCGCGAACGTATCGAAGCCCGCCGCCGGCAGTTGCAGCAACAGCGCCAGAACGGCACCACCCCCGGCCAGAACCCTTAG
- the xpsH gene encoding type II secretion system protein XpsH, protein MRGVSLLEMLLVVGLIAIAAVLAASVLSGGIDGMRLRSSAKEIAAQLRYTRAQAIASGQPQRFLIDPQAHRWQAPNGRHGEIPPSLAVRFSGARQSQRRQDEGAIQFFEDGAATGGRIELQARKASWRIDVAWLTGEVRVGRPPQQAGP, encoded by the coding sequence ATGCGCGGCGTGTCGCTGCTGGAGATGCTGCTGGTGGTGGGACTGATCGCCATCGCCGCGGTGCTGGCCGCGTCGGTGCTGAGCGGCGGCATCGACGGCATGCGCCTGCGCTCCTCGGCCAAGGAGATCGCCGCGCAACTGCGCTACACGCGGGCGCAGGCGATCGCCAGCGGCCAGCCGCAGCGCTTCTTGATCGATCCGCAGGCGCACCGCTGGCAGGCGCCGAACGGCCGCCATGGCGAGATCCCGCCGTCGCTGGCGGTGCGTTTCAGCGGCGCGCGCCAGTCGCAGCGGCGGCAGGACGAAGGTGCGATCCAGTTCTTCGAGGACGGCGCCGCCACTGGCGGGCGCATCGAACTGCAGGCGCGCAAGGCGAGCTGGCGGATCGACGTGGCCTGGCTGACCGGCGAGGTCCGGGTCGGGCGGCCGCCGCAGCAGGCCGGACCATGA
- the gspM gene encoding type II secretion system protein GspM, whose translation MPVQVDKRDRWLALGLLLAVLALAYLVLVHPWWTLPMREVAAQTQELRQRELRVRMQLQQAPQVAQRLQQAQRDLAMRPGFLRETSAELASAGLVQRLESAVVTASPGNRSCAISNRSPLAADNRRDRFTRVAVQVRLRCGTPELAAVLHALESGTPALFVDNLNVMAQRYQLSPGESGNGLDVAFELAGYLRPNAMPPPPMAPGMPPPPGAPVMEAGASAGPGPSEPAPAPAAPATPDAAAPAPQVEEGAHAN comes from the coding sequence ATGCCGGTGCAGGTCGATAAGCGCGACCGCTGGCTGGCGCTGGGGCTGCTGCTGGCGGTGCTGGCGCTGGCCTACCTGGTGCTGGTGCATCCGTGGTGGACGCTGCCGATGCGCGAGGTCGCGGCGCAGACCCAGGAACTGCGCCAGCGCGAACTGCGCGTGCGCATGCAGTTGCAGCAGGCGCCGCAGGTGGCGCAGCGGCTGCAGCAGGCGCAACGCGATCTCGCCATGCGCCCGGGCTTCCTGCGCGAGACCTCGGCCGAGCTGGCCTCGGCCGGGCTGGTGCAGCGCCTGGAAAGCGCGGTGGTCACCGCCAGCCCCGGCAACCGCAGCTGCGCCATCAGCAACCGTTCGCCGCTGGCTGCCGACAACCGCCGCGACCGCTTCACCCGCGTCGCGGTGCAGGTGCGGCTGCGCTGCGGCACGCCGGAACTGGCGGCGGTGCTGCATGCCCTGGAAAGCGGCACGCCGGCGCTGTTCGTGGACAACCTCAACGTGATGGCGCAGCGCTACCAGTTGTCGCCGGGCGAGAGCGGCAACGGCCTGGATGTGGCCTTCGAACTGGCCGGCTATCTGCGCCCCAACGCGATGCCGCCACCACCCATGGCGCCGGGCATGCCGCCGCCGCCGGGCGCGCCGGTGATGGAGGCGGGCGCCTCCGCCGGACCCGGGCCGAGCGAACCGGCACCCGCGCCTGCGGCGCCGGCCACGCCGGACGCCGCCGCGCCGGCGCCGCAAGTGGAGGAGGGCGCACATGCGAATTGA
- the gspG gene encoding type II secretion system major pseudopilin GspG, with the protein MRNIRSLTRSPSAARQSGMSLLEIIIVIVLIGAVLTLVGSRVLGGADRGKANLAKSQIQTMAGKIDNYQLDTGKLPSKLDDLVAAPGGVSGWLGPYAKASELNDPWGHPIEYRVPGEGRPFDLISLGKDGQPGGTSYDADIKYE; encoded by the coding sequence ATGCGAAATATCCGCTCCCTGACCCGTTCCCCCTCCGCCGCGCGCCAGTCGGGCATGAGCCTGCTGGAAATCATCATCGTCATCGTGCTGATCGGTGCGGTGCTGACCCTGGTCGGCAGCCGCGTGCTCGGTGGCGCCGATCGCGGCAAGGCCAACCTGGCCAAGTCGCAGATCCAGACCATGGCCGGCAAGATCGACAACTACCAGCTCGATACCGGCAAGCTGCCGTCCAAGCTCGACGATCTGGTCGCCGCGCCGGGCGGCGTCAGCGGCTGGCTCGGCCCCTATGCCAAGGCCAGCGAATTGAACGATCCATGGGGCCATCCGATCGAGTACCGGGTGCCCGGCGAAGGAAGGCCGTTCGATCTGATCAGCCTGGGCAAGGATGGCCAGCCCGGCGGGACCAGTTACGACGCCGACATCAAGTACGAGTGA
- the xpsF gene encoding type II secretion system protein XpsF yields MPLYRYKALNPHGEILEGQMEAASDAEVALRLQEQGHMPMEARLAAEGGGTSLRGLFRPKPFDGAALVQFTQQLATLLGAGQPLDRALSILLELPEDERSKRTVGDIRDAVRGGAPLSAALERQHGLFSRLYINMVRAGEAGGSLHDTLQRLAEYLERSRELKGRVINALIYPAILVSVVGCALLFLLGYVVPQFAQMYESLDVQLPWFTQAVLSVGLFVRDWWIVLLVAPGLALLAVDRKRRDPAFRASFDAWLLRQRFIGVLIARLETARLTRTLGTLLRNGVPLLAALGISRNVLSNLALTADVGAAADEVKNGHGLSASLSRGKRFPRLALQMIQVGEESGALDTMLLKTADTFEHETAQAIDRLLAALVPAITLVLASVVGLVIISVLVPLYDLTNAIG; encoded by the coding sequence ATGCCGCTGTACCGCTACAAGGCGCTCAATCCGCACGGCGAGATCCTGGAAGGCCAGATGGAGGCCGCCAGCGACGCCGAGGTGGCGCTGCGCCTGCAGGAGCAGGGGCACATGCCGATGGAGGCCAGACTCGCAGCCGAAGGCGGCGGTACCTCGTTGCGCGGCCTGTTCCGGCCCAAGCCGTTCGACGGCGCGGCGCTGGTGCAGTTCACCCAGCAACTGGCGACCCTGCTCGGCGCCGGCCAGCCGCTGGACCGCGCGCTGTCGATCCTGCTCGAACTGCCCGAGGACGAGCGCTCCAAGCGCACCGTCGGCGACATCCGCGACGCCGTGCGCGGCGGCGCGCCCCTGTCGGCCGCGCTGGAGCGCCAGCACGGGCTGTTCTCGCGCCTGTACATCAACATGGTCCGCGCCGGCGAGGCCGGCGGCAGCCTGCACGACACGCTGCAGCGCCTGGCCGAATACCTGGAGCGCAGCCGCGAACTGAAGGGGCGGGTGATCAACGCGCTGATCTATCCGGCGATCCTGGTCAGCGTGGTCGGCTGCGCGCTGCTGTTCCTGCTCGGCTACGTGGTGCCGCAGTTCGCGCAGATGTACGAGAGCCTGGACGTGCAGCTGCCGTGGTTCACCCAGGCGGTGCTCAGCGTCGGTCTGTTCGTGCGCGACTGGTGGATCGTGCTGCTGGTGGCGCCCGGGCTGGCGCTGCTGGCGGTGGACCGCAAGCGCCGCGACCCGGCGTTCCGCGCCAGCTTCGACGCCTGGCTGCTCAGGCAGCGCTTCATCGGCGTGCTGATCGCGCGGCTGGAAACCGCGCGCCTGACCCGCACCCTCGGCACCCTGCTGCGCAACGGCGTGCCGCTGCTGGCCGCGCTGGGCATCTCGCGCAACGTGCTGTCGAATCTGGCGCTGACCGCCGACGTCGGCGCCGCGGCCGACGAGGTCAAGAACGGCCACGGCCTGTCGGCCTCGCTGTCCAGGGGCAAGCGCTTCCCACGCCTGGCGCTGCAGATGATCCAGGTCGGCGAGGAATCCGGCGCGCTGGACACGATGCTGCTGAAGACCGCCGACACCTTCGAGCACGAGACCGCGCAGGCCATCGACCGCCTGCTCGCCGCGCTGGTGCCGGCGATCACCCTGGTCCTGGCCTCGGTGGTCGGGCTGGTGATCATTTCCGTCCTCGTCCCCTTGTACGACCTCACCAATGCGATTGGGTGA
- the gspD gene encoding type II secretion system secretin GspD, producing MTPRLFPLFLAIGLVAGCATTPSPDIRRGAAIDSHVGAAGSIQAGGQSGAPDPDAVPDRTAPVIRRGSGTMINSSAAAPAPSLANAGSGSATFNFEGESVHAVVKAILGDMLGQNYVIAPGVQGTVTLATPKPVSPAQALNLLEMVLGWNNARMVYSGGRYNIVPADQALAGTVAPSTASPASARGFEVRVVPLKFISASEMKKVLEPYARPNAIVGIDGSRNVITLGGTRAELENYLRTVQIFDVDWLSGMSVGVFPIQSGKAEQVAADLEKVFGENSKTPSAGMFRFMPLENANAVLVITPQARYLDQIQQWLDRIDSAGGGSRLFSYELKYIKAKDLADRLAEVFGAGGGRGDSNPSLMPGAQMNQLNGGSLNGNADGGLGGNFGGGDGFSSGGAGSSSGSTGGLGSGSLQLSPRTTGNGSVTLDVQGDKVGVSAVEETNTLLVRATPQSWRSIRDVVEKLDVMPMQVHIEAQVAEVSLTGDLQYGVNWFFENSVNASADSNVSNSTGLGPGAGLPSALGRKIWGDIAGKVGSDGLGWTFLGKNAAAVITALDKVTNLKLLQTPSVFVRNNAEATLNVGTRIPINSTSINTGIGTDASYSSVQYIDTGVILKVRPRVTKDGMVFLDIVQEVSTPGSRPAACTDGNTSVVNSSACNVDINTRRVKTEAAVQSGDTIMLAGLINDRTSDGSAGVPFLSKLPVVGALFGSKSQQSNRNEVIVLLTPTIVRNPQEARNLTDEYGQKFKAMQPLPAARGK from the coding sequence ATGACGCCGCGCTTGTTTCCCCTGTTCCTCGCGATCGGCCTGGTGGCCGGCTGCGCCACCACGCCCTCGCCGGACATCCGCCGCGGTGCCGCGATCGATTCCCACGTGGGCGCCGCCGGCAGCATCCAGGCGGGCGGCCAGTCCGGCGCGCCCGACCCCGACGCAGTGCCCGACCGCACCGCGCCGGTGATTCGCCGCGGCAGCGGCACCATGATCAATTCCAGCGCCGCTGCCCCGGCACCGTCGCTGGCCAACGCCGGCAGCGGCAGCGCCACCTTCAACTTCGAAGGCGAATCGGTGCACGCGGTGGTCAAGGCGATCCTCGGCGACATGCTCGGGCAGAACTACGTGATCGCGCCGGGCGTGCAGGGCACGGTGACCCTGGCCACGCCCAAGCCGGTGTCGCCGGCGCAGGCGCTGAACCTGCTGGAGATGGTGCTGGGCTGGAACAACGCGCGCATGGTCTACAGCGGCGGCCGCTACAACATCGTGCCCGCCGACCAGGCGCTGGCCGGCACGGTGGCGCCGAGCACCGCCTCGCCGGCCAGCGCGCGCGGCTTCGAGGTGCGGGTGGTGCCGCTGAAGTTCATCTCCGCCAGCGAGATGAAGAAGGTGCTGGAGCCGTACGCGCGGCCGAACGCGATCGTCGGCATCGACGGCTCGCGCAACGTCATCACCCTCGGCGGCACCCGCGCGGAACTGGAGAACTACCTGCGCACCGTGCAGATCTTCGACGTGGACTGGCTGTCGGGCATGTCGGTGGGCGTGTTCCCGATCCAGTCGGGCAAGGCCGAGCAGGTCGCCGCGGACCTGGAGAAGGTGTTCGGCGAGAACAGCAAGACGCCCAGCGCCGGCATGTTCCGCTTCATGCCGCTGGAGAACGCCAACGCGGTGCTGGTGATCACCCCGCAGGCGCGCTACCTGGACCAGATCCAGCAGTGGCTGGACCGGATCGACAGCGCCGGCGGCGGCAGCCGCCTGTTCTCCTACGAACTGAAGTACATCAAGGCCAAGGATCTGGCCGACCGCCTGGCCGAAGTGTTCGGCGCCGGCGGCGGCCGCGGCGACTCCAATCCCTCGCTGATGCCGGGAGCGCAGATGAATCAGCTCAACGGCGGCAGCCTGAATGGCAATGCTGACGGCGGCCTGGGCGGTAACTTCGGTGGCGGCGACGGCTTCTCATCGGGCGGCGCTGGTTCCTCCTCCGGCAGCACCGGCGGCCTGGGCAGCGGCAGCCTGCAGCTGTCGCCGCGCACCACCGGCAACGGCAGCGTGACCCTGGACGTGCAGGGCGACAAGGTCGGCGTCTCGGCGGTGGAAGAGACCAACACCTTGCTGGTGCGCGCCACGCCGCAGTCGTGGCGTTCGATCCGCGACGTGGTCGAAAAGCTCGACGTGATGCCGATGCAGGTGCACATCGAGGCGCAGGTGGCCGAGGTCAGCCTGACCGGCGATCTGCAGTACGGCGTGAACTGGTTCTTCGAGAATTCGGTCAACGCCTCCGCCGATTCCAATGTGTCCAATTCCACCGGCCTCGGTCCGGGAGCGGGCTTGCCCAGCGCCTTGGGTCGAAAGATCTGGGGTGATATCGCTGGCAAGGTCGGTAGCGACGGCCTGGGCTGGACCTTCCTCGGCAAGAACGCCGCGGCGGTGATCACTGCGCTGGACAAGGTCACCAACCTCAAGCTGCTGCAGACCCCCTCGGTGTTCGTGCGCAACAACGCCGAGGCGACGCTCAACGTCGGCACGCGCATCCCGATCAATTCGACCTCAATCAACACCGGCATCGGAACCGACGCCAGCTACTCGTCGGTGCAGTACATCGACACCGGCGTAATCCTGAAAGTGCGCCCGCGGGTGACCAAGGACGGCATGGTGTTCCTGGATATCGTGCAGGAGGTCAGCACGCCGGGTTCTCGTCCGGCCGCATGCACCGATGGCAATACCAGCGTGGTCAACAGCTCGGCCTGCAACGTGGACATCAACACACGCCGGGTCAAGACCGAGGCGGCGGTGCAGAGTGGCGACACCATCATGCTCGCCGGCCTGATCAACGACAGAACCAGCGATGGCAGCGCTGGCGTTCCGTTCCTGAGCAAGTTGCCGGTGGTCGGCGCGCTGTTCGGGTCGAAATCGCAGCAAAGCAACCGCAACGAAGTGATCGTGCTGCTGACCCCGACCATCGTGCGCAACCCGCAGGAAGCGCGCAATCTCACCGATGAGTACGGGCAGAAGTTCAAGGCCATGCAGCCGCTGCCGGCGGCGCGCGGCAAGTAG
- the xpsI gene encoding type II secretion system protein XpsI yields MKTQRGYTLIEVIVAFALLALALTLLLGSLSGAARQVKRADQLSRATLYAQSLLAAQGVEQRLQPGREQGSFEQGRYRWTLEVAPYVDARRPPDAAAVPGAPTLLQLSLQVRWGDDPAQALQWKTLRLASAQNPGASF; encoded by the coding sequence ATGAAAACGCAACGCGGCTACACCCTGATCGAGGTGATCGTGGCGTTCGCGTTGCTGGCGCTGGCGCTGACCCTGCTGCTCGGCTCGCTGTCCGGCGCCGCGCGCCAGGTCAAGCGCGCCGACCAGCTCAGCCGCGCCACGCTGTACGCGCAATCGCTGCTGGCCGCGCAGGGCGTGGAACAGCGACTGCAGCCCGGCCGCGAACAGGGCAGCTTCGAGCAGGGCCGCTACCGCTGGACCCTGGAGGTGGCGCCGTACGTCGATGCGCGGCGGCCGCCGGACGCCGCCGCCGTGCCCGGCGCGCCGACGCTGCTGCAGTTGAGCCTGCAGGTGCGCTGGGGCGATGATCCGGCGCAGGCGTTGCAGTGGAAGACCTTGCGCCTGGCGAGCGCACAAAACCCCGGAGCGTCGTTTTGA
- a CDS encoding general secretion pathway protein GspK has product MSAAPGQARGAALVLVLWLIALLTALIGAFALTARTEGLQGKVLGDGAAAQERARAGLEYALTRLAGTPMQPGWRADGRRYRWQYEDATIDLRITDESGKVDLNLADAPLLAALVRAVGGDPQRADRIAAAIVDWRDPDHLSQPNGGAEDPDYAAEGRPYGAKDAPFESLDELQLVLGMDPELYAKLLPNLTLYSSISRPAPDFAPAPVLTALGLDARQVLAQRERNDPVQAAALGGGGGTYGIESRASLAAGREAVLRAVVRPGSSALPGSAYTVLRWEEGSTVR; this is encoded by the coding sequence ATGAGCGCGGCGCCGGGGCAGGCGCGCGGCGCCGCGCTGGTGCTGGTGCTGTGGCTGATCGCGCTGCTGACCGCGTTGATCGGCGCGTTCGCGTTGACCGCGCGTACCGAGGGCCTGCAGGGCAAGGTGCTGGGCGACGGCGCGGCGGCGCAGGAGCGCGCCCGGGCCGGATTGGAGTACGCGCTGACCCGGCTCGCCGGCACGCCGATGCAGCCGGGCTGGCGCGCGGACGGGCGCCGCTACCGTTGGCAGTACGAAGACGCCACGATCGACCTGCGGATCACCGACGAGAGCGGCAAGGTCGACCTGAACCTGGCCGACGCGCCGCTGCTGGCCGCGCTGGTGCGCGCGGTCGGTGGCGATCCGCAGCGTGCCGACCGGATCGCCGCGGCGATCGTGGACTGGCGCGATCCGGACCACCTGAGCCAGCCCAACGGCGGCGCCGAGGACCCGGACTACGCCGCCGAAGGGCGTCCGTACGGCGCCAAGGACGCGCCGTTCGAGAGCCTGGACGAACTGCAACTGGTGCTGGGCATGGACCCGGAGCTGTACGCCAAGCTGCTGCCGAACCTGACCCTGTACAGCAGCATCTCGCGCCCGGCGCCGGATTTCGCGCCGGCGCCGGTGCTGACCGCGCTCGGCCTGGATGCGCGGCAGGTGCTGGCGCAGCGCGAGCGCAACGATCCGGTGCAGGCCGCCGCGCTCGGCGGGGGCGGCGGCACCTACGGCATCGAAAGCCGCGCCAGCTTGGCGGCCGGACGCGAGGCGGTGCTGCGCGCGGTGGTGCGACCGGGCTCGTCGGCGCTGCCGGGCTCCGCCTACACTGTGCTGCGTTGGGAAGAAGGATCGACGGTGCGATGA